One part of the Deltaproteobacteria bacterium genome encodes these proteins:
- a CDS encoding arsenate reductase ArsC yields MKRFLFICTQNSARSLMAEGLANHYLKGQVEAQSAGIAPAGVNPFATQVMAEIRIGISGRRSKYLAELAGQEFDYVISLCSGAQQCPFYFGPGHRLHREFPDLAAQEGSEAGNIAIFRQVRDAQHQELIPELEQLSSSAEEPQSGV; encoded by the coding sequence ATGAAACGTTTCCTGTTTATTTGCACTCAGAACAGTGCTCGCAGCCTGATGGCCGAAGGACTGGCTAATCACTATCTGAAAGGTCAGGTTGAGGCACAATCGGCCGGTATTGCTCCGGCCGGAGTCAATCCTTTTGCTACTCAGGTCATGGCGGAAATTAGAATTGGCATCTCTGGCCGCCGATCCAAGTACCTGGCTGAACTGGCTGGCCAGGAATTTGATTACGTGATCTCTTTGTGTTCCGGTGCCCAGCAGTGCCCTTTCTATTTCGGTCCCGGTCACCGACTACACCGGGAATTTCCTGACCTCGCGGCTCAGGAAGGTAGTGAGGCCGGCAACATTGCGATTTTTCGGCAGGTCCGGGATGCCCAGCATCAAGAGCTGATTCCCGAACTGGAACAGCTTAGCTCCTCTGCTGAAGAGCCTCAATCCGGGGTATGA